A section of the Saccopteryx leptura isolate mSacLep1 chromosome 4, mSacLep1_pri_phased_curated, whole genome shotgun sequence genome encodes:
- the CLN8 gene encoding protein CLN8 gives MYLVSDRGTSESIFDLDYASWEVRWTLVAAGFVFYLGVFVVCHQLSSSLSATYPSLVAKEKVFWNLAATRAVFGLQSTAAGLWTLLVDPVLQADKAHAQQSWSWFHVTTATGFFLFENVALHLSNLLFRTFDLFLALHHLFAFLGFLGVVVNLQAGHYLAMTTLLLEMSTPFTCVSWMLLKAGWSDSLLWKGNQWLMVHMFHCRMVLTYHMWWVCLQHWDGLRHSLDAPHLALFLSGLGLLTLLLNPYWTHKKTQQLLNPVDWNFAQPPPQSGSPHRTNGQVPGKKGQ, from the exons ATGTATCTTGTGAGTGACAGAGGGACATCAGAGAGCATTTTCGACCTGGACTATGCGTCGTGGGAGGTCCGCTGGACACTGGTGGCCGCCGGCTTTGTCTTCTACCTGGGCGTCTTCGTCGTGTGCCACCAGCTGTCGTCGTCCCTGAGTGCCACTTACCCCTCGCTGGTGGCCAAAGAGAAGGTCTTCTGGAACCTGGCGGCCACCCGGGCTGTCTTCGGCCTCCAGAGCACGGCTGCGGGCCTGTGGACGCTGCTGGTGGACCCCGTCCTGCAGGCCGACAAGGCACACGCACAGCAGAGCTGGTCCTGGTTCCACGTCACCACGGCCACCGGCTTCTTCCTCTTTGAAAACGTCGCCCTCCACCTGTCCAACCTGCTCTTCCGCACCTTCGACTTGTTTCTGGCCCTCCACCACCTCTTCGCCTTCCTGGGGTTTCTCGGGGTAGTGGTCAATCTCCAAGCTGGCCACTACCTCGCCATGACCACCTTGCTCCTGGAGATGAGCACCCCCTTCACCTGCGTGTCCTGGATGCTCTTAAAG GCCGGCTGGTCCGACTCCCTGCTCTGGAAGGGGAACCAGTGGCTGATGGTCCACATGTTCCACTGCCGGATGGTGCTCACCTACCACATGTGGTGGGTCTGCCTGCAGCACTGGGACGGCCTGCGCCACAGCCTGGACGCGCCCCACCTGGCGCTCTTCCTCTCGGGGCTGGGCCTGCTGACCCTGCTCCTGAACCCCTACTGGACCCACAAGAAGACGCAGCAGCTCCTCAACCCTGTAGACTGGAACTTCGCACAGCCGCCGCCCCAGAGCGGCTCGCCCCACAGGACCAACGGCCAGGTGCCCGGGAAGAAGGGGCAGTAG